Below is a genomic region from Miscanthus floridulus cultivar M001 chromosome 1, ASM1932011v1, whole genome shotgun sequence.
CTTCAACCAAACCAatacttttcaaaaaaaaaaaaaaagtactcCTACCAACCAAACAAGCAGGGGCGAGCGCCGCAGCGTCGCATCAGCGCAGCAGAATCCCGAGGAGACCCAGCTCACCGTCTCCCCTCGCCTCGATTCTCATGTGCCAGCCAGGCGCAGGCGCGCAAGACCACGGTCCGACGGTCCGACCCCCCTTGCTTCCTCCCTCTCACTTCCACCTCACTCCCGTCACTCGTCTCACTGCCCATATATATCCATCCCACTGCAATGAGCTCCCTCCACTCCACCCTCCTCGCAATTCCCACACAACTCTGGAGCAAAGCTCAGAAAGATATCTAGAGGAACAGAGAGTTGCGAACGGCCTGGCTTGCAGCCGTACAATACAATGGCTAGCCGCCGCATCTTCTTGTCATTGccaaggctgctcctcctggtgGCGGCGGTTCTTGGCGCTGTTCTTCTTCACGGCGAGGGAGCGATGGCCAGGCCGCTGCTGGGCATCGCCGAGCCACCGGCCTCGCCAggcgccgtggcggcggcgggacCGGGGGCTGCCGCGCAGGCCGGTGAAGGCAGCAGGCCCGACCTTTCCGAGGCCGGCGCGGAGGTGATCCTCGCCGGGTTCGCGGCGGCGGTGATCGTCGTCATCTTCTGCTACATTAGAGTCACCAGGGAGAGCAGCAGCGGTGTGGGAGTGGGAGAGAAGCACGAAAGCTTAGGAGGGTTCTAAGCTTTGTCGAGTGCGTAGAAGAAGGATAGATGTAGCAGTAGGCAACTACTTGTAAAGAAGATGAGATTAGAGGGTTGATATAGTCTATTAGCAGTTGTTTCAGGTTTGTCAGTTCACTGATCTGTGGTGTGTTCTGTAGTCTTAGAGATGAGGTGGGATGTAGGGAGAAGATCAGAAGAAGCATCAAGTTTGGTGAATTCTTGATTTCTTGGAAACATTCTGTGCATCATGTACCGGGCATTATGTCTGAGCGAAATCTGCAACTGAATTTGCTCCGGATCAATCTGCTCCTGTGGTTTCTGACCGGTAGTAGTACTATGAACCATGAACTGTGCAGAGTTTGCTACTCCGTATTTAGTTAGCCCATCACTCATCATTACATATGTGACCACACTCGCATggtgtttggtttgagaaatTAAGTCGTTTTGATTATCCTATGAATTTTGATGGGACAAAGAATCCATGACCATTTGCTGAATAGGCTGGTCCATCGTGAGATTATCACATGAATTTTGATGTGAAGAAGCACTTATGATCGTTAACTAATTAACTACGTGCTTGTGAGGAATgggtggtgaactggtgatgaaaGAACCTATTTCATTCCACAACTTAAATGTACAGTGTTAGTTAGGTTCAGAAGATCCATCGTCAACCCACTCAAATCAAACACCTATTAAAAGCATGCCTATCTAGGTCACTTAAGTAGAACAAGTCTCTGGGCCTATTTGGCTCGGAGGCAAACTTGCCTTGCCTTGCTGGCGAGGACCAGCCGGCTAGAGCTAGTCAAATTAGCTCTTTTATATCAGCAAGGTATTTTCTTGCCATCACAGATCCCGAGACAAACTAGCTTCTCAACCAAACTGGTATCTCTTTTCATTTCCTAGTTATGAGGTGAGCAGAAGCaagtaaggccccgtttagatgcaagccaaaaactaaaaattttcaagattctccgtcacatcaaatcttgcggcatatgcatggagtactaaatgtagacgaaaaaaaactaattacacagttagccgagaaatcgtgagacgaatcttttaagtcaaaatagtccataattggacaatttttgtcaaataaaaacgaaagtgctacagtaaccaaaagcaaaaaaatttcggaactaaacagggcctaaaccAAAGAGCCCCTTTTGCGGAAAAAATTAGAAGAAAACAGCCCCATCATTTTGCTACACTTTTGGTGTATTGCTACTTTATTACTTCATATTGCTAAGATCGGTCTTCTATCATGCATCTCAGTACCAAGTTACCAATGCAACACCAGCAAAAATATTCTCACATTGTTAATCCTCTTTCACTGAACTTCGTCGATCTCCTGACAAATGTTCCAACATTTCCGCTGATCATCAAGAAGTGCAGGCATGACCAAACTGAAATCATATCCCACCCATTCTCAATTGTAAATATTCTTACCATCGCCCACAGAGCTTGATTACTGGACCAGCACTTCAGCAGGGGTGGTACATGTACTCTCTCCAACCCCATGAATCCATCACTGATTCACTGTGCATGTGGTCTCCGGCTCTAGTACGAGCATTGCTCTGCACTCTGCCGGCCAAAACGAGGCCGATCAGAGAGCATGCACCCGCGGGGGACACGGCGCCGCTCGTTGAATGCTCGCCGGCACGTACACCACCCAGCGCACGCGTCTTTCCGGTCCCGGGCAGCCGTTTGGTCCGGTGCACGGCTTCTAAAGCATCCGTTTCAATGCAAAGGGCCAGCGCGGCGGCATCATAAACAGAACTTAATCGTGGTCAGCCTAGTGCTAGCTAGCTGCCTGCACGATGTATCGGCAAAATATGAAATGCATCAGCTGTGGAACTCTTATTGCGCATTCATTCATCGCCAAGGTTAACAGTGAATAAAACTCATCAACAGTGCAAGAAACTAATTAATACTAGGATAAACTAACCAACTGTATTTATAGTCATTCATGCAAGGAAAGAGGAAGATTAAGAAGATGGCATATAACGAAAGGAGAAATATTCATGACAGAAAAGAAAATTTTAATCAGTTACGTAAGAAAActaattactccctccattttttATTAGATGTATTAGCTTTGTCATAAGTCAAACATTTGTATTGTTGACTATTAGTtcaaaaaaaaacacacacataGATTCGTGTCATGAGATTTATGTTTTAGATCCACTATGagaaatattttcataatatataattcatatGTTGTGAAACTATAAGAATCTTTTAAAATGGTTGGTAATGTTTGACTTATGTTAAAGCTAATGTGGCATATCAaaaagaatggagggagtagttggaaAAAGCTAGCCCGTGCGTCGGGTCGAACCTAGAGCTAAAGCAAGATTGGATTGTCATGATATATCTTGTTTCATTTTTGGAACTACAATTAAATTTTTTCCACCAAAATCTCTACTATTAATATAAAAGAATATAGAGTTTTTTTTGAGTTTGTGGTGGTGCTACTGTTTTTGTCAAGAAGTTCGGTGAGAAGGATAAAGAAAAGACCAAAAGGTACGCACCTATATGAACGATCAGATTCCAAAGTAAAGTTTCTGGAGTACCCTTTGGGAGCTCTAAAAAAATGTGAAGTTGATCATCAATTCCATTTTTACTCAAACGTAGTTTGTGGATTCAACCTGTTTGGCTAGCAAAGTTGAAAGCAGAGTTGAAAAAGGTAGAGCAGAGTAGTCCCAAACAAGCCTAAAACCAAATATCCTACCTTCTCAACACTCGAAACCGTTTAAATTACATCCATGTCTAGTTAAAAGTGATTTTCAATGCAATTTTTTCATCCTTTTTAAGTTAAGAAATTTGATAAATACTAATTAAGATTTTTAAACCACAAAAAAGTCTCTAAGattttaaaacttcaaaaaaaaatcaaagatagATTGAGACCGGAAAAAAATTATTTAGAACTAGTAAAAGTATCTCAAGAAGCTTCCAAAAAATGGACTTAGCTCTAAGAAaatgaaaaatatataaaaaaaaactccCAAAATATTCAAATTGGTGTATACATGTGTTTTAGAAACTTTCCATAACAAAAATATAAGATGCAACCAACAAGAATCTAGCATGTATTTAATGCTAAATGCATTCATATGCTGGTTGCATCTCATGTTTTTACTGTGGATAGTTTTAAAAACATGTTTAGACATCTATTAGAATATTCTAGAAATTTTCTAGATATTTTCCAATTTTTCTACACCTAAAACACTGGAAGCTTTTAGatatactctctccattccaaattataagatgttttgacttttttagatGCATAGTTTTTTGCTATACACTTATATATAcattatgtttagatacataataaaaacaatgtatctagaaacaCCAAACGTCTTACAATATAGAAAGAGAGTACTTTTAagagctctaaatattttatttgagttTCTTGTATCCTAATCTATATTTGTATTTTTCCTCTCAAAAATTTTAGAAACTTATTTATGGAATTTTTCTTATTAAAGGTGAAATCGTCGTGAAAAACCACTTGGGGGTggtggttgggggggggggggagggggtggTGGGAGTACCCAATAAAGATGCAGAGACATGGCTACTTGCCAAATACTTAAAAGGCATAGAGGTAATTTAAACAATTTTGAGAGTTAGAAGAGTAATAAGATGACTAATTtagtgtttgagaaaaaaaaaactagaccaTAGAAAATAGTTTATGGTAAGATAAAAGAGACTCTTTTTCTAAAGTGGCCTAGGCTTCAAATCAGACGGGCCAATGATGGGCCTATTTCTCTATCTTCTTGCTGTTTTTTGAATGTTGCGAGAGTATTTGAGAATACTGTGCGCGTTTGGCCCACACGAAGTGAAAAAAATTTACTGGATGTTTCTATGCAAGTCGTGCTGGATGGATGCCTGGTTCATACGGAATTAAATTGTATGGACCTAGTTCATTTCTCTTTTATGCATTCTTATCTTCATTGACGGCACACTTCTCGTAGGAACTGATGCACCCAACTAAAATTTAGCTAAAGTTTcacagctaaactttagctaatGTGTTTGAATGCTTCAGCTAATAGACTTAGCTAAATTTTAGTTGGCTTTAGCTGGGTTGAAATAGTTAAacccagctaaactttagctgatCTTTTAACTAGGATGTTTGGATGTCTAGCAGCTAAATTTAGCCGGTTAAAGTTTAGCTGGTGCATCCAAACAGGTCTTAAGAATATATCCTAAATATTTTAGCCGAGTATAATCATTAATCAGTGATGAAATTGATACTAGTAACCAGAGTACCTGACTGCAATGCAACATGAGAAACCATGTGCGATTTGAGGGTTTGGGAAAAAAAATTGTCCAAGGCACCGGAAAGTGCTCGCTTGACCTATTATATCcggtgttatcctaaacgctaaacggtaaacagtcggtcacatACTGTTTAGTCCATTATTCGGGTAAAAtgggtgtttaaacgggaaaacagccgtttaaacggtcaaaacaaccgattaaacagaaacggtataccaccgtgtagcgtttaaacggtgtgtaaacgggctaaacagccgTTTAGACGAACAGTGATTATGGCCCTGTTTAGTTCTCCCCGGAATGCAGAATCCATAATCCATAATCAAAATCCCCCTCAAAACCCAAAATGCAAAATAGTTTAGTAGGGTGTTTACTTCCACCCAAAATCCAGAATAGGAACTCAACTAATGACAGATTTGCCCTCATTAATACATGCAGATTGCATCAGGGAGGAAGAGAATGGGGAGGAAGGGAACGAGCGGATAGGGTGGGGGTACTGAGGGCAACGTAGACTTCCAGGCATAAAACGGGCTCAATTTTGGCCTATGGACTCCCAAATGCAGAATCCGAAATGGACAAATGGTGGACCAAAATCCAGATTTTTTTGGATTCTGACGGGAACTAAACAGGGCATATATCATGTATGAACACCCGGTTTCTTGTCTCACCCTCTTGAGATGACGTATGAGCACCTTGTATTTATTGTGAAATGCGATGCCATCTTGGACGATAATGACACCGCTAGAACGAGAGTCTATATGCCCATGATGAGTGGAGGGAATCAGGAAGTAGGATTACCTCTACTGTCTACTGTTTATATATTAATGATATGATAAGGAAACAAAGTTTAGATACAGAATTagggcaaaaagaaaaaaaaagaaaaaaaaggaaagttACGACTGGACTTCTAGCCATTGGGTAATAAGAGGGAAATATTCGTTTTTTGCACAATAGATAACCACGACGAATTCCTGTTCAAGATCATCATCCTGCACCTTTGTAGAGTATATATATGGAGTATGTCGTCACTCGTAGAGAAGGCAGTGTGCTGCACTAGCAGTATTATAAGACGATCATTCCATGTGTTGTGTAGACAGTGAAGATATAACTCGTGTTTCGTGGTTTGTGTCCTTTGTTTCGCTATCTTTTGATTTTGATTGAGACAACAAGAGTTAGCATTCGTGGTACGGTATTTCATCATAGTATTAAAAAGTTGTGAGCTTATGGGTGCTTTCCACATTTCATCCttctatataaaaatatatataataaggCCGGGTAAAGTGAGAGACATCCCTACAAGGCCATACATATGCCACATGTCTAGAAATTTGGAATTCCACCATTATTAAAATTGGGTTTCTTAGAATGCCTAAATGTGTCATTATCAAAGGGTGGTTGCATGCTAGACATTTTCTAATTCATTTATCCCCTCTTTGAAATGTGATTCGACCAAAATACCCATGCATTCACTAGATTAAATCGACAGAACCAGATTCACCCCCTCTCACTGCTTGTCTCTTATGTTCTTATTTTTCCATGGCCATCCTCTACTCCTTCCATCGCCATAGCCATGACCGTCCTTCTAACAACTTCCTCGCCTTTTCCAAAACAATAAAACAACTCGGCATTGCACGCTTCCTCGGTTCTAACACCTATGCCATCCCCTGCGGGCAATCCTTTTGGTGATGTCATCCTTGGGACCACAATCCTCATGTGGAGATATGGGTAATTGATGAGAATGGTTGGGATAAGTGTGAGGTTGTTAATATTAGATATTTACAAGATATTGATAGTTGGTGTTAGCCCACCACCAATATTAGGTTTACCCTTTCCATACCACTTACCTCAAATGCTTCGTGACATAAGGTGGGAATGTAGGCTAATACGAAAAGTACTATGACGTTAAATATAGGTGAGGAGCCTGATTATGACTTCGAGAATAACGTCTAGGACAAGTGATAGGCTTTCATCCTATGCTCAAGGAGCCTAAGGAGAATGAtgtcttgaaagctctagtttggttttggtgaattgatgaaaccctaagtgctaacctagtttatcaaagtgattatgagataggtagcactactccaagtggtgaagcaaatgaagatcatgacttgatgatggtgatgccatggtgatgatcaagtgcttgtacttggaaaagaagtaagagaaaaacaaaaagctcatggcaaaggtaaaattgataggagcttttcggtctagtgattgagacacttagcgagtgtgatcacatttaggatcgatagtcgtactattaagaggggtgaaactcatatcgaaatgcggttatcaaagtgccaccagATGTTCTAacccattgcatatgcatttaggatctagtggagtgctaacacccttgaaaacatttgtgaaaatatgctaacacatgtgcacaaggtgatatacttggtggttggcacatttgagcaagggtaaagaagatagagttaaaaAGGAGTTGATTGCGttggtcacggggtgaccggacgcgtccgacatgcgtaccggacgtgtccggtactgTCTCAGGCGACAGTGTACctgacatgaccggacgcatccgatatcGATACCAGACGCGTTCGATATTCTGGCCAGGTGCGGGCAGAGTTGTCTAGGTGACCAAACTCTAGCTCAgtggagtgactggacgctgacgaGTTACTATTCAGCatcaggtcaaagtgatatagcccgaAGCAGGATCGTAGAGAGCGATCGGACGcgggacgcgtccggtgtgaaccagcaagtctcgGGTTTTCAGTGTTATAATTGATCGGACGTTGGGAGCGTCTGGTCCGGTCAGCCCAAagtggctctgggagctctctggactcgactggACGCTGCGTCTCCTGCGTCTCTAGACTTGACCGGACGTTGCGTCTACcacgtccggtccggtgtgatcggacgcgttcggtcggcccagagcggctctgggagctctttggactcgatcggacgctgttgtgtCTCCCATGTCTGGTCCGGTGTGATGGGATGTGTCCgatcggcccagagcggctctaggagctctctggactcgatcggacgctgcgtctcCCACGTTCGGTCGTTTTCTAACAGCGTGTCCGATCACGTAGTATTACTATGTGCAGAGATATCTATTGGGTGGGAATGActaaacaattagaaagggacacgtggcggtcaggctacgatcggacacgtccggtcaccacaccggacgcatccagtgcgcatgacctgcgcgtccggtcgtcccgcagtcagcccaataattgagccaacgactcaattgtttgggggtgtctataaatattgtttggccagctcaag
It encodes:
- the LOC136486382 gene encoding uncharacterized protein, with the protein product MASRRIFLSLPRLLLLVAAVLGAVLLHGEGAMARPLLGIAEPPASPGAVAAAGPGAAAQAGEGSRPDLSEAGAEVILAGFAAAVIVVIFCYIRVTRESSSGVGVGEKHESLGGF